The Flavobacterium marginilacus genome window below encodes:
- a CDS encoding NHLP family bacteriocin export ABC transporter peptidase/permease/ATPase subunit has translation MENNTNLLIKKQPKRVKVPTVLQMESVECGAAALSIILGHFGKFVPLEKLRIACGVSRDGLKATNIIKAAKEFGLEAKGYAKSIEKLMQLETPSIIFWNFNHFLVLEGFTKNRVYLSDPAQGRYYVNHKEFDDSYTGVVLTFCPSKEFEKGNDKKGLIASLISRITNSKLSIIYIVIASLFLVIPGLVIPSFLKIFIDKYLINHFSGFVMPLLLIMGALLIVNACLVYLQQYFLLKLETKLALVTSSKFLWHVFHLPIAFFTQRYSGEIGNRVSLNDKVAKLLSGDLANAALNVIVVFFYAILMFSYDVTLTVIGVFMATLNVAAIRYVSTARKDGSRRLSNETGKLLGTTTSGISMIETLKSSGRENDFFTNWIGYLAKVMNAQQEFGWLTIRLNILPNLISSLTNTLILGIGALRIMEGEMTLGALVAFTYLMNNFITPVNQLVSVASMLHETESDMARIDDVMNYEIDKQFIDKEDENIQKANSEFINNKLIGYFEMKNVTFGYSRTMPALIENFNLKLRPGSRVALVGGSGSGKSTVARIASGLYDPWEGDILFDNKNRRDIPRHIITESLAVIDQEVLVFNGTIKENISFWDTMIPQKNIINSARDADIHDVIAARNDGYDSEVLEGGSNFSGGQRQRIEIARALVCDPTILIMDEATSALDSATEKIVMDNIKKRGCTCLIVAHRLSTIMDCDEIIVMEFGKIVERGSHKELLKLNGVYAKLIEIK, from the coding sequence ATGGAAAATAACACAAACTTACTTATAAAAAAACAACCTAAACGTGTTAAAGTGCCGACTGTTCTACAGATGGAAAGCGTTGAATGTGGGGCGGCGGCTTTAAGTATTATTTTAGGACATTTTGGCAAGTTTGTTCCATTAGAAAAATTGAGAATAGCTTGTGGAGTATCACGAGATGGATTGAAGGCTACTAATATCATAAAAGCAGCTAAAGAGTTTGGATTAGAAGCAAAAGGATATGCTAAATCTATTGAAAAGCTAATGCAATTAGAAACTCCATCGATTATCTTTTGGAATTTTAACCATTTTTTAGTTCTAGAGGGTTTTACAAAAAACAGAGTCTACCTTAGTGACCCAGCTCAAGGTAGGTATTACGTAAATCATAAAGAATTTGATGATTCTTATACAGGTGTGGTTTTAACCTTTTGTCCTTCAAAAGAATTTGAAAAAGGAAATGATAAAAAAGGATTAATAGCATCTTTAATTTCAAGAATTACCAATTCAAAATTAAGTATTATCTACATCGTTATAGCAAGCTTGTTTTTAGTAATTCCTGGTTTAGTAATTCCTTCATTCCTTAAAATATTTATAGATAAATATTTAATTAATCATTTTTCAGGTTTTGTAATGCCTCTTTTACTGATTATGGGTGCACTTCTAATTGTTAATGCTTGTTTAGTTTATCTCCAGCAATACTTTTTACTTAAATTAGAAACAAAACTTGCATTGGTAACTTCTAGTAAATTTCTTTGGCATGTTTTTCATTTACCAATTGCTTTTTTTACTCAAAGATACAGTGGCGAAATAGGTAATCGAGTCTCATTAAATGATAAAGTAGCAAAACTTTTAAGTGGGGATTTAGCAAACGCTGCATTAAATGTTATTGTTGTGTTTTTTTATGCAATTTTAATGTTCTCCTATGATGTTACCCTGACAGTAATTGGTGTTTTTATGGCAACATTAAATGTTGCTGCCATAAGATATGTTTCAACAGCTAGAAAAGATGGAAGTCGAAGATTAAGCAATGAAACTGGAAAGTTGTTAGGTACTACTACCTCGGGAATTAGTATGATTGAAACATTAAAATCCTCTGGTAGAGAAAATGATTTTTTCACGAATTGGATAGGATATTTAGCTAAAGTAATGAATGCTCAACAAGAATTTGGATGGTTAACCATAAGACTTAATATACTGCCAAATCTAATTTCATCTTTAACAAATACTTTAATATTAGGAATAGGTGCATTAAGGATAATGGAAGGAGAAATGACTTTAGGCGCTTTAGTTGCCTTTACTTATTTAATGAATAATTTTATTACACCAGTAAACCAGCTTGTATCAGTGGCATCCATGCTACACGAAACAGAAAGTGATATGGCACGCATTGATGATGTAATGAATTATGAAATTGATAAACAATTTATTGATAAAGAAGATGAAAATATCCAAAAGGCAAATAGTGAATTTATTAATAACAAATTGATTGGATACTTCGAAATGAAGAATGTGACTTTTGGATATAGTCGCACCATGCCTGCATTAATAGAAAACTTTAATTTAAAATTAAGACCTGGAAGCAGAGTCGCTTTAGTTGGAGGTTCCGGTAGCGGAAAGTCAACCGTTGCAAGAATAGCTTCGGGACTTTATGATCCATGGGAAGGAGATATCTTATTTGATAATAAAAATAGAAGAGATATACCTAGACATATCATTACAGAATCATTAGCGGTAATAGATCAGGAAGTCTTAGTGTTTAATGGTACGATTAAAGAAAATATTTCTTTTTGGGACACCATGATTCCCCAAAAAAACATTATAAATTCAGCAAGAGATGCTGATATTCATGATGTTATTGCTGCTAGAAATGATGGATATGATAGTGAAGTATTAGAAGGCGGTTCGAATTTTAGCGGAGGACAGCGCCAGCGAATTGAAATTGCAAGAGCTTTAGTTTGTGACCCAACAATTTTAATTATGGATGAAGCTACTAGTGCATTAGATTCTGCCACAGAAAAAATTGTGATGGATAATATTAAGAAAAGAGGATGTACTTGTTTAATTGTTGCCCATAGACTAAGCACAATAATGGACTGTGATGAGATAATTGT
- a CDS encoding NHLP bacteriocin system secretion protein, with the protein MSAPFFRKSALEKLSTPEKLDQLIKVTGTKAWIALITIAVAIFTALIWSFMGTVKTKLDVVGVVLGGDVHEVVATAQGQLVELKAAIGNKVKKGDIIATIRQPELFQQIEDAKVILSDRKFEMEKLLSYGNQGAQLQGKIIIQSRISVTGEIESEKKKIVFLNNQLESENVLLEKSLITKSQVANTKQQIEASKNTIERLKGQIAETSRQQNDLIFDIQQKVTLQRQRIAEAERNLQFLTEKYDNQRNVKSPYDGEVVEVLTDAGIVVSAGSPLFKLKNTFNTKQSQLRGILYIPSKDGKKIKKGMEALIVPSTVQPEEYGFIKGKVTYVSDFPITQQGMLTSVKNDQLTKQLLVGGPLFEVYVDFEKDPVSYSGYKWTSAKGPDIFLKEGTSCLGKITIKREPPVTLVVPAFKKFFDLY; encoded by the coding sequence ATGTCAGCACCTTTTTTTAGAAAATCGGCATTAGAGAAACTTTCTACTCCAGAAAAACTAGATCAATTGATTAAGGTTACTGGCACAAAAGCCTGGATAGCTCTAATTACAATTGCGGTCGCAATTTTTACAGCATTAATATGGTCATTTATGGGTACCGTAAAAACAAAATTAGATGTAGTTGGGGTTGTATTAGGTGGTGACGTTCATGAGGTAGTAGCTACTGCACAAGGACAATTAGTGGAGTTAAAAGCAGCTATCGGTAATAAAGTCAAAAAAGGAGATATTATAGCTACAATACGACAACCGGAACTATTTCAGCAAATAGAAGATGCAAAAGTGATATTGTCAGACAGAAAATTTGAAATGGAAAAGTTATTGTCTTACGGAAATCAAGGTGCTCAATTACAAGGTAAAATAATTATTCAGTCACGCATAAGTGTTACAGGCGAAATCGAATCAGAAAAAAAGAAGATCGTATTTCTGAATAATCAATTGGAATCAGAGAATGTACTACTTGAAAAAAGTTTAATAACTAAATCGCAAGTTGCAAATACAAAACAGCAGATTGAGGCTTCAAAAAACACAATCGAAAGATTAAAAGGACAAATCGCAGAAACATCCCGTCAACAAAATGATTTGATATTTGATATACAGCAGAAAGTTACATTACAAAGACAGAGAATTGCAGAAGCTGAAAGAAATCTTCAGTTTTTAACTGAAAAATATGACAATCAAAGAAATGTGAAAAGTCCTTATGATGGAGAAGTAGTTGAAGTTTTAACCGATGCTGGAATTGTAGTATCAGCTGGATCTCCATTATTTAAACTTAAGAATACATTTAACACAAAACAGTCACAGCTAAGAGGAATTCTATATATTCCTTCAAAAGATGGAAAAAAAATTAAAAAAGGAATGGAAGCTTTAATTGTTCCTTCGACTGTGCAGCCTGAAGAATATGGTTTTATAAAAGGGAAAGTAACTTATGTGTCTGATTTTCCGATAACCCAGCAAGGAATGCTAACCTCTGTTAAAAATGATCAGCTTACAAAGCAGCTTTTAGTAGGTGGCCCTTTGTTTGAAGTTTATGTCGATTTTGAAAAGGACCCTGTATCGTATAGTGGTTATAAATGGACTTCTGCTAAAGGACCCGATATTTTTCTGAAAGAAGGGACATCATGTTTGGGTAAAATTACTATCAAACGTGAGCCTCCTGTAACACTAGTTGTTCCTGCATTTAAGAAATTTTTTGACCTATATTGA